A genome region from Cucurbita pepo subsp. pepo cultivar mu-cu-16 chromosome LG02, ASM280686v2, whole genome shotgun sequence includes the following:
- the LOC111787683 gene encoding FHA domain-containing protein PS1 isoform X2, which yields MAYREEEKIPVFTVLKNGAILKNLFLVNNVTDRENEETIVLGRHPDCNIMLTHPSISRFHLQIHLNPSSHKVFVVDLSSVHGTWVSGKRIEAGARVEMREGDTLSVGGSSRVYKLHWVPLRDAYDFECPKEKKEEELAIIEEKAVEDCEKEISLSDENKETVEDSVSDSIGPLYSDENWNMELIKEVSVAPLAGEVEGMVVSSVNECGKEETSLLSIPFGNELKSLEMSLQSPCLPLSADNLSFNVENIIMSSIFDSETESSSCNMFEWEEIKSNILPVVDVITTSENGYQQLDNEKESLQPPSMSPCKGNFSDIEDTDMIAFAGGKYESSSRNEFEQIEISNVAVVDDEKPQPFDIESRQVLAERNSSSNVGYGVEIQYLPPDQEVKSETATEKNEFMEEHELHPLEDNHSSISTEKCLQEVEMLSKSQAEIGEDYADERNEELYKVTECLLYCQAQYKNDSSMKTTSEVTPNLPTNQNVERCVEEKYNARLETFEPSKSVAEKDYEHKELSEPSFVPSATDCSKIAVKNEIRTLHENVSAMGGSIWLRRGKPTGFPRVEIGVSRENRAGTSLMDEMSSEITGDETVTNTLLSDLGGEEEEEMFTPDKENFTPNTLLKKSLNKKATIESSGDSFRSSKSQTSIFKSRHNVKQEEELSEESDKENQTPRALQEQKLAKQISKNRKFGKEKLLIKRGGMERAPFQSLQSNLAEKKRPEATSARKSNIAVSTGAMKKKLTVEGKKRWTMVVDINSLLNKESMKSLQRLQGLQGTHLIVPRIVIRELDCLRRHGRLFRKTTEAASVLEWIEDCMVKTRWWIDVESWEEGRPAATPPATPQAPYTEESSESLLWRTSSKIQSIAAQRSLMEALSPTPEDHILDCALHARRRAVNHGQLVVLSDDVTLKIKAMAEGLICETAKEFRESLVNPFSERFLWADSSPRGLTWSCPDDVVLRERYDRCSSRSSKGSEGAKGLKLILLHNSHYGVSR from the exons ATGGCGTACAGGGAAGAGGAAAAAATCCCAGTCTTTACCGTCCTCAAGAACGGCGCGATTCTCAAGAACCTCTTCCTAGTCAACAATGTTACAGATCGAGAGAACGAGGAGACAATAGTTCTCGGACGACACCCAGATTGCAACATAATGCTTACTCATCCAAGCATTAGTAGATTCCATCTTCAAATCCATTTGAATCCCTCTTCGCACAAGGTTTTTGTTGTGGATTTATCATCAG TCCACGGAACGTGGGTTTCAGGGAAGAGGATTGAAGCAGGGGCTAGAGTGGAGATGAGAGAAGGGGATACTCTCAGTGTTGGTGGCTCCAGCAGAGTTTATAAGCTTCATTGGGTTCCTTTGAGAGATGCTTATGATTTTGAATGtcctaaagaaaagaaggaagaggaacTTGCAATTATAGAAGAGAAGGCCGTGGAGGATTGCGAG AAGGAGATCTCATTATcagatgaaaataaagaaactgTGGAGGATTCAGTTTCTGATTCTATTGGGCCTTTATATTCTGATGAGAATTGGAACATGGAGTTGATAAAGGAAGTCAGTGTAGCACCTCTAGCTGGAGAAGTTGAAGGCATGGTTGTGTCTTCTGTCAATGAATGTGGAAAGGAGGAAACTAGTTTGTTAAGCATACCTTTTggaaatgaattgaaaagCTTGGAAATGAGCCTTCAATCCCCTTGTCTGCCTCTTTCAGCTGATAATCTGTCTTTTAATGTTGAAAACATTATCATGTCTTCAATCTTTGATAGTGAAACCGAGAGTTCCTCTTGTAATATGTTTGAGTGGGAggaaattaaatcaaacatTTTGCCTGTGGTTGATGTTATTACCACTTCAGAGAATGGATATCAACAATTAGACAATGAAAAGGAGAGCCTGCAACCCCCTTCCATGTCTCCTTGCAAAGGGAATTTTTCTGATATTGAAGACACTGACATGATTGCATTTGCTGGTGGCAAATACGAGAGCTCATCTAGAAATGAGTTTGAACAGATAGAAATTAGTAATGTAGCTGTGGTTGATGATGAGAAGCCTCAACCATTCGACATTGAAAGTCGACAAGTTCTTGCAGAGAGGAATTCGTCCTCGAACGTCGGATATGGTGTAGAAATCCAATATCTACCACCAGATCAAGAAGTAAAATCAGAAACTGCCACAGAAAAGAATGAGTTCATGGAGGAACATGAGCTGCATCCTCTAGAAGACAATCACTCTTCAATTAGCACAGAAAAATGCCTTCAGGAAGTGGAAATGCTAAGCAAAAGCCAAGCAGAAATTGGGGAAGATTATGCAgatgaaagaaatgaagagtTATATAAGGTAACAGAGTGTCTTCTGTATTGCCAAGCACAATATAAGAATGACAGCTCTATGAAGACCACTTCTGAGGTAACACCAAACTTGCCAACGAATCAGAATGTTGAACGTTGTGTTGAAGAGAAATATAACGCAAGACTAGAAACATTTGAACCGAGCAAAAGTGTAGCAGAGAAAGATTATGAACATAAGGAACTCTCAGAGCCCAGTTTTGTACCTTCTGCAACAGACTGCTCGAAGATTGCAGTAAAGAATGAAATCCGGACACTACATGAAAAT GTATCAGCCATGGGAGGAAGCATTTGGTTAAGAAGAGGTAAACCAACTGGTTTTCCTCGAGTTGAAATAGGTGTGAGTCGAGAAAATCGAGCAGGGACTTCATTAATGGATGAAATGAGTTCTGAGATAACAGGAGATGAAACAGTGACAAATACCCTTCTCTCCGATTTGGGtggggaggaggaagaagaaatgttTACTCCAGACAAGGAGAATTTCACACCAAACACACTTTTGAAGAAGTCATTGAACAAGAAGGCTACCATAGAAAGCAGTGGGGATTCCTTCAGGTCATCCAAGTCCCAAACATCAATTTTCAAGTCTAGACATAATgtgaaacaagaagaagagcTAAGTGAAGAATCAGACAAAGAGAACCAAACTCCCAGAGCTCTCCAAGAACAAAAACTGGCAAAACAAATCTCTAAGAATAGGAAGTTTGGAAAGGAAAAGTTATTGATAAAGAGAGGAGGAATGGAACGGGCGCCGTTCCAATCATTGCAGTCGAATTTGGCCGAAAAGAAGAGACCGGAGGCTACTTCTGCCAGAAAGAGTAATATAGCTGTGTCGACAGGGGCCATGAAG AAAAAACTCACAGTAGAAGGAAAGAAGCGTTGGACTATGGTTGTGGACATCAATTCTCTTCTGAACAAGGAATCAATGAAGTCACTACAGCGTTTACAAGGTCTCCAAGGGACACATTTGATCGTTCCGCGAATTG TCATAAGGGAGCTGGATTGCTTGAGACGACACGGTCGCCTCTTCCGGAAAACAACAGAGGCAGCTTCAGTTCTTGAATGGATTGAAGATTGTATGGTGAAAACAAGATGGTGGATTGATGTTGAGAGTTGGGAAGAAGGCAGGCCTGCTGCAACACCTCCGGCTACTCCTCAAGCTCCATACACCGAGGAGAGCAGTGAGAGTTTGCTGTGGAGGACATCAAGCAAAATCCAGTCCATTGCTGCACAGCGAAGTTTGATGGAAGCTCTTTCACCAACTCCAGAAGATCATATCCTTGACTGTGCTCTTCACGCTAGGAGGAGGGCAGTGAATCATGGACAACTTGTTGTGTTAAGCGATGATGTGACCCTGAAAATAAAAGCCATGGCT
- the LOC111787683 gene encoding FHA domain-containing protein PS1 isoform X1 — MAYREEEKIPVFTVLKNGAILKNLFLVNNVTDRENEETIVLGRHPDCNIMLTHPSISRFHLQIHLNPSSHKVFVVDLSSVHGTWVSGKRIEAGARVEMREGDTLSVGGSSRVYKLHWVPLRDAYDFECPKEKKEEELAIIEEKAVEDCEKEISLSDENKETVEDSVSDSIGPLYSDENWNMELIKEVSVAPLAGEVEGMVVSSVNECGKEETSLLSIPFGNELKSLEMSLQSPCLPLSADNLSFNVENIIMSSIFDSETESSSCNMFEWEEIKSNILPVVDVITTSENGYQQLDNEKESLQPPSMSPCKGNFSDIEDTDMIAFAGGKYESSSRNEFEQIEISNVAVVDDEKPQPFDIESRQVLAERNSSSNVGYGVEIQYLPPDQEVKSETATEKNEFMEEHELHPLEDNHSSISTEKCLQEVEMLSKSQAEIGEDYADERNEELYKVTECLLYCQAQYKNDSSMKTTSEVTPNLPTNQNVERCVEEKYNARLETFEPSKSVAEKDYEHKELSEPSFVPSATDCSKIAVKNEIRTLHENVDAASPTRSENVSAMGGSIWLRRGKPTGFPRVEIGVSRENRAGTSLMDEMSSEITGDETVTNTLLSDLGGEEEEEMFTPDKENFTPNTLLKKSLNKKATIESSGDSFRSSKSQTSIFKSRHNVKQEEELSEESDKENQTPRALQEQKLAKQISKNRKFGKEKLLIKRGGMERAPFQSLQSNLAEKKRPEATSARKSNIAVSTGAMKKKLTVEGKKRWTMVVDINSLLNKESMKSLQRLQGLQGTHLIVPRIVIRELDCLRRHGRLFRKTTEAASVLEWIEDCMVKTRWWIDVESWEEGRPAATPPATPQAPYTEESSESLLWRTSSKIQSIAAQRSLMEALSPTPEDHILDCALHARRRAVNHGQLVVLSDDVTLKIKAMAEGLICETAKEFRESLVNPFSERFLWADSSPRGLTWSCPDDVVLRERYDRCSSRSSKGSEGAKGLKLILLHNSHYGVSR, encoded by the exons ATGGCGTACAGGGAAGAGGAAAAAATCCCAGTCTTTACCGTCCTCAAGAACGGCGCGATTCTCAAGAACCTCTTCCTAGTCAACAATGTTACAGATCGAGAGAACGAGGAGACAATAGTTCTCGGACGACACCCAGATTGCAACATAATGCTTACTCATCCAAGCATTAGTAGATTCCATCTTCAAATCCATTTGAATCCCTCTTCGCACAAGGTTTTTGTTGTGGATTTATCATCAG TCCACGGAACGTGGGTTTCAGGGAAGAGGATTGAAGCAGGGGCTAGAGTGGAGATGAGAGAAGGGGATACTCTCAGTGTTGGTGGCTCCAGCAGAGTTTATAAGCTTCATTGGGTTCCTTTGAGAGATGCTTATGATTTTGAATGtcctaaagaaaagaaggaagaggaacTTGCAATTATAGAAGAGAAGGCCGTGGAGGATTGCGAG AAGGAGATCTCATTATcagatgaaaataaagaaactgTGGAGGATTCAGTTTCTGATTCTATTGGGCCTTTATATTCTGATGAGAATTGGAACATGGAGTTGATAAAGGAAGTCAGTGTAGCACCTCTAGCTGGAGAAGTTGAAGGCATGGTTGTGTCTTCTGTCAATGAATGTGGAAAGGAGGAAACTAGTTTGTTAAGCATACCTTTTggaaatgaattgaaaagCTTGGAAATGAGCCTTCAATCCCCTTGTCTGCCTCTTTCAGCTGATAATCTGTCTTTTAATGTTGAAAACATTATCATGTCTTCAATCTTTGATAGTGAAACCGAGAGTTCCTCTTGTAATATGTTTGAGTGGGAggaaattaaatcaaacatTTTGCCTGTGGTTGATGTTATTACCACTTCAGAGAATGGATATCAACAATTAGACAATGAAAAGGAGAGCCTGCAACCCCCTTCCATGTCTCCTTGCAAAGGGAATTTTTCTGATATTGAAGACACTGACATGATTGCATTTGCTGGTGGCAAATACGAGAGCTCATCTAGAAATGAGTTTGAACAGATAGAAATTAGTAATGTAGCTGTGGTTGATGATGAGAAGCCTCAACCATTCGACATTGAAAGTCGACAAGTTCTTGCAGAGAGGAATTCGTCCTCGAACGTCGGATATGGTGTAGAAATCCAATATCTACCACCAGATCAAGAAGTAAAATCAGAAACTGCCACAGAAAAGAATGAGTTCATGGAGGAACATGAGCTGCATCCTCTAGAAGACAATCACTCTTCAATTAGCACAGAAAAATGCCTTCAGGAAGTGGAAATGCTAAGCAAAAGCCAAGCAGAAATTGGGGAAGATTATGCAgatgaaagaaatgaagagtTATATAAGGTAACAGAGTGTCTTCTGTATTGCCAAGCACAATATAAGAATGACAGCTCTATGAAGACCACTTCTGAGGTAACACCAAACTTGCCAACGAATCAGAATGTTGAACGTTGTGTTGAAGAGAAATATAACGCAAGACTAGAAACATTTGAACCGAGCAAAAGTGTAGCAGAGAAAGATTATGAACATAAGGAACTCTCAGAGCCCAGTTTTGTACCTTCTGCAACAGACTGCTCGAAGATTGCAGTAAAGAATGAAATCCGGACACTACATGAAAATGTAGATGCAGCTTCGCCCACAAGATCAGAGAACGTATCAGCCATGGGAGGAAGCATTTGGTTAAGAAGAGGTAAACCAACTGGTTTTCCTCGAGTTGAAATAGGTGTGAGTCGAGAAAATCGAGCAGGGACTTCATTAATGGATGAAATGAGTTCTGAGATAACAGGAGATGAAACAGTGACAAATACCCTTCTCTCCGATTTGGGtggggaggaggaagaagaaatgttTACTCCAGACAAGGAGAATTTCACACCAAACACACTTTTGAAGAAGTCATTGAACAAGAAGGCTACCATAGAAAGCAGTGGGGATTCCTTCAGGTCATCCAAGTCCCAAACATCAATTTTCAAGTCTAGACATAATgtgaaacaagaagaagagcTAAGTGAAGAATCAGACAAAGAGAACCAAACTCCCAGAGCTCTCCAAGAACAAAAACTGGCAAAACAAATCTCTAAGAATAGGAAGTTTGGAAAGGAAAAGTTATTGATAAAGAGAGGAGGAATGGAACGGGCGCCGTTCCAATCATTGCAGTCGAATTTGGCCGAAAAGAAGAGACCGGAGGCTACTTCTGCCAGAAAGAGTAATATAGCTGTGTCGACAGGGGCCATGAAG AAAAAACTCACAGTAGAAGGAAAGAAGCGTTGGACTATGGTTGTGGACATCAATTCTCTTCTGAACAAGGAATCAATGAAGTCACTACAGCGTTTACAAGGTCTCCAAGGGACACATTTGATCGTTCCGCGAATTG TCATAAGGGAGCTGGATTGCTTGAGACGACACGGTCGCCTCTTCCGGAAAACAACAGAGGCAGCTTCAGTTCTTGAATGGATTGAAGATTGTATGGTGAAAACAAGATGGTGGATTGATGTTGAGAGTTGGGAAGAAGGCAGGCCTGCTGCAACACCTCCGGCTACTCCTCAAGCTCCATACACCGAGGAGAGCAGTGAGAGTTTGCTGTGGAGGACATCAAGCAAAATCCAGTCCATTGCTGCACAGCGAAGTTTGATGGAAGCTCTTTCACCAACTCCAGAAGATCATATCCTTGACTGTGCTCTTCACGCTAGGAGGAGGGCAGTGAATCATGGACAACTTGTTGTGTTAAGCGATGATGTGACCCTGAAAATAAAAGCCATGGCT